The nucleotide window GGGTTTGCGATCACGATCCCCTTCGCCGGGCAGGGCAACCTGGCGATTTTCCAGAGCCAATTCGATATGAAAACCAGGCGGAAACGCACGTTTTCTCAAGATTTTATCGTTTAAATATTGCCAGTTGCCATCATCTGCCCGGGCCAGAAAAACATACCCTTCCTGGTAAAGTCGCATGCCGATTTCCCGACTGGTCAATATGGCCTCTTCGCCTGCCAGGGACATCAGGACTTTCAGGCGTTTTCCTTCTTCCTCGGCTTTTTTATCGGCCCCGGGGACACTGCGAACCATCATGGCCATGGAGGTCATGACGGCGATGATGATCATGACAACCAACAGTTCCAGGAGCGTGAACCCCTCCTCATTTGGCACATCTCTCCAGATGATCTTCTGCAAGCCGCGCACATGACTCTGCCGATTGTGCATGGATTTCATATTATTGGCAGATGTTGTCAATCTTCCAGATTCCAGTTGCCAATATCGGCATTGGTTCCGGTTCCCCCTTCCCGGCCATCGGCACCATAGGTGAACAAATCAAAGGTACCGCCATGAGTACCTGGTTGGAGATATTGATAGGGGCGTTTCCA belongs to Magnetococcales bacterium and includes:
- the gspH gene encoding type II secretion system minor pseudopilin GspH encodes the protein MTTSANNMKSMHNRQSHVRGLQKIIWRDVPNEEGFTLLELLVVMIIIAVMTSMAMMVRSVPGADKKAEEEGKRLKVLMSLAGEEAILTSREIGMRLYQEGYVFLARADDGNWQYLNDKILRKRAFPPGFHIELALENRQVALPGEGDRDRKPQLVFGTTGESIPFKLLLHGLNGYHMTLSGNGRGGMQLQRSDKS